The Paenibacillus yonginensis genome segment GAGCTGGGCCAGGTGGCTCCAGACAAGTTTATTCAGATCGCTGAAGACATCCGGCAAATTATTCCAATCGGAGAGTGGGTCCTTCTGACGGCCTGCAGGTTTCTGAAGAAGCTGCATAATTCCGGTTATGAAGGTTATAAAATATCGGTCAATATTTCCGTTATCCAGTTGAAGCAGGAAGGGTTTGTCCATACGATGGCGGATATTTTGCAGAAAGTGGACCTTCCTGCGGAGTTTCTGGAGATCGAGATTACCGAGTCCCTGTTCATGGAGTCCTCGGAAAGAAATGAGCTGATTGCCAAGCTGGACCAATTAAGGCAGCTGGGCATCGGGATTGCGCTGGATGATTTTGGGACCGGATATTCGTCCTTGGATTATCTGCGCGAGCTTCCGATAACGACGCTCAAAATGGACAAGAAGTTTGTTGATCCCATTGAACAGGATGAAGACAGCCGTTCGCTTGCTTCGGCTATCCTGTTAATCGGCCATAGTCTGGGATTGAAGATCGTGGCGGAAGGTGTCGAAACGGCGAGTCAATTTCATTTTCTGAAGACGCATGGCTGTGACAAAATTCAGGGTTATTTGTTCAGCAAACCTCTTGGAGAAGCGGAGGTAGCCGGTCTGTTGTCCAAGTGGGATGACGGGAGGGCTTGAATGCGGCCCGGGTCCCCATCATGTTATAATAGACCTATCACAGGTCTGGGGGATGGAGCATGAGGATCGGTTACATCTATAGGAATTACTTTAAAAATAACCTCTTTATGAGGATGCTCCTGATCTTTGTGGGAATCGCGGTTGTCACGATCATCACCTTGTCTTATCTGATGTTTAAGTCCTTATCCCAAGCGATCATTAACCGGGAGCTGGATAGCCAGAAGTCGGCTATGGAGAGCGTGAACCGGTACATGGCCTCGCGTTATGAGGCCGTTCAGAATATGGTCCGGGACATGTATCGCAATGAGACTTTGTATGCCAATATTAATTATCTTATGGAGCATAATTACTCGGAATATGTCCAGCATCGGATGGACCAGTTTTATAACGAAATAAGCGATTCGACAGATGCGCTTCAATATCTTCAGAATTTAATGGACGAGAACAGCGATTTCACAAATTTGATCCTGTACAGCTCGGAGAGTCAGGTTCTGACGTCCTTTAATATAAACAAGCAGTTCAAACAAGTGTCGGTTCAGCTAACCCATTCGTATATACCGGATGTAATGGCGATGGAGAGCAAAAATATTACGGCCCCGAACTATTGGATTCGAAAGGCTGTAAATCAGACCAATCCGGCTCTATATGCGGTCCGGGTGCCGATCAACAACCGTCAAACGCTAAAAAATGCGGGGCAGCTTGTTGTTTTTCTGGATTCCGAGAGCATCTCCTCTGCATTATCCGGATATCGGAATAGCCTGAAAGGCGAAATCGTCGTTCTTTCGACCGATGATGTCGTGCTGTACGATTCCAAAGGCAAGTATTACGGCCAGAAATACCCGTATGTCAACATGAAGGACGCGCTTTATGATAATCCGGATAACATCCCGATGAACAAGGATCAAAGTTTATATATCAACAAGCTGATTGCGGCGGATGACGGGTACGTGGTCATTGGTTCCATGCCCAAATCTGTAGTTGCTGATGCTTATTCGGGGATCAGGAAGACGATTATTACGATCAGCGTTTTTTGTATCTTGTTCGCGATCTGTATTCCGATCATTTTTGTAATGAGCTTTGCCAACCGGACCAATCAAATTATTAAATTTACCCGCAAGGTGAAAAATGGCGATTTGTCCGCCAGGATTGATGACCCCCGGGAGGATGAGCTCGGACAAATCTCCAGAAGCTTTAATGACATGTTGAATGAGCTTAACTTATACATTGAACGTGTATATAAAGCCGAGATCAAACAAAAAGAAACAGAACTGGTAGCCCTTCAGGCGCGGGTTAGTCCCCATTTTCTATACAACACGCTCGAGGTTATCCGCATGAGGGCGATTTCGCAGGGAGCCCGGGACGTCGGTGATATGATCTACAGCTTGTCTGTGCTGTTCAAGAACCTTGTAAAGCAGAAAACTCCTTACACGCTCAAAGATGAGCTGGAGTCCTGCCGCTTGTATCTCGAATTGTTCCGGATTCGCTACAAGGACAAATTCAACTATTCCATTACTCCAGAGCCCTATCTGGACCATAAAATCGTAACAAAACTTTCCCTGCAGCCTATAATTGAGAATTACATCGTGCATGGCATCCGGACAGACCGTGATGACAACCGCTTGTCGATCCGGATCTGGACAGAAGGGGAAGTGCTGATTGCCGAAATTTCGGATAATGGAAAAGGCATAGAAGCGGGGCGCCTGGATGAAATTAAAGAGGTGCTGGAGAATGCTGAGGAGACGGGGGAAATGTTTGGCCTGCGCAGCGTGCACAGCCGGCTGAGATATCTCTATGGGCCTGAATATGGACTGAGCATTACCAGCCGGCCGGGTGAAGGGACAACCGTCCAGGTAAAATATCCGAACCGTGAGGAGGTGGGGGCAGAACATGTATAAAGTATTTATTGTCGATGATGAGCCGTTTATCATCGAAGGTTTATACGATATTCTGGATTGGCCTTCTTTCGGACTTGAGATCGTCGGACAGGCCGAGAATGGCCAGCGAGCACTAGAAGCGCTAAGCGCCAGACCGGTCGATGTACTGATTACAGATATCTCCATGCCGGTTATGGATGGACTCAGCCTGATCCGTGAAGCAAGGAAGCTGCACCCTAATTTAAAAGTCATTATCCTCAGCGGCTTTAACGAATTTGATTACTTGAAGGAAGGCATGAAGCTGGGCATTGAAAATTACCTGCTGAAGCCGATCAACATAGACGAGCTTGAGTCTACGCTGCGAAATACCATCCAGAAGCTGGACAGCACCAGCTCGGAAGAATTGTATGATGCCTTCGACGTTCAGATTATCAAAGACAACACGTTGTTTCGCTGGCTTACCGGACAAATGGCGGCGGCCGAATTTGAAGAACGGGCCGATTTGTTGGGTCTGTTCCTGGACCGGCCGTTTATTGCCACAGCGGTATTAAGACCGGTGGAGAGCGGGATCGATGTGTTTGACTGGACCCGGAGAAGGCTGGCTGGTGAACAGGGGTTGACCTTGTTCCGGGATGTGGACGGTGATCTGGTGTTAATCGCCTCCATAGAAAGCTGGGCCGAAGGAAAACGCGATTTCACCCTTCTGCTTGAGGAGCTGTCTTTTGAACTCTCGGAGCTGAAACGTCCCGTGCAGATCAGCATCGGAAGCGTGGGCGAGTGGCCGGAGGAAGCGGCTCCGAGCTACAGGGAAGCGAAGCGGGCACTGGAATACTTTATGGTTTATCCGGACCGGCGGGTGATGGATATCACCGGTCTGGAAGCGGAGGATGAAAGGGAAAGCTCTGAGTTTACCCTGCAATGGCCAGAATACGTAAAGCTGATTTTAGCCAGAGATGCGGAAGGACTGGCCCAGCGAATCGCGTATGATTTTGAGCAAATGCGGGTATTGGGAGGCATTGGGCCACAGGATTTGACCAACCGGGCGCTGGAACTGGTAGTCCGCTTCAAGATGGAGCTTGAAGAGATTCGCCATACGGAAGAAGAAGCCATCTTCAAGAGAGGACTTGAGAAGGTTCGCAGCAGCACCGCTTTTGGCGGGCTTGTTCAGGCCCTGCAGGAAGTGGCGAGGGAGACGGTGTACGCCCTGCTCCAGGACACCAAAAACCCGGTGGTCAGCCAGGTGCTGGCGCATATCCACGATCATTATGCGGACGAGCTTTCCTTAAAGACGCTTGGAGCCCAATATCATATCCACCCCGTTTACCTGGGACAGCTGTTCCATAAGGAGACGGGCGAATCCTTTGCCGAATATATCAACAAATACCGGGTTGAACAAGCGAAATATCAGCTCAAGCACACCAATCTGAAGGTGCAGGAAATCGCCAGAAACGTAGGGTACTGGGAGACCGGATATTTCT includes the following:
- a CDS encoding response regulator transcription factor, whose product is MYKVFIVDDEPFIIEGLYDILDWPSFGLEIVGQAENGQRALEALSARPVDVLITDISMPVMDGLSLIREARKLHPNLKVIILSGFNEFDYLKEGMKLGIENYLLKPINIDELESTLRNTIQKLDSTSSEELYDAFDVQIIKDNTLFRWLTGQMAAAEFEERADLLGLFLDRPFIATAVLRPVESGIDVFDWTRRRLAGEQGLTLFRDVDGDLVLIASIESWAEGKRDFTLLLEELSFELSELKRPVQISIGSVGEWPEEAAPSYREAKRALEYFMVYPDRRVMDITGLEAEDERESSEFTLQWPEYVKLILARDAEGLAQRIAYDFEQMRVLGGIGPQDLTNRALELVVRFKMELEEIRHTEEEAIFKRGLEKVRSSTAFGGLVQALQEVARETVYALLQDTKNPVVSQVLAHIHDHYADELSLKTLGAQYHIHPVYLGQLFHKETGESFAEYINKYRVEQAKYQLKHTNLKVQEIARNVGYWETGYFYKQFKKYVGISPTDFKAL
- a CDS encoding sensor histidine kinase → MRIGYIYRNYFKNNLFMRMLLIFVGIAVVTIITLSYLMFKSLSQAIINRELDSQKSAMESVNRYMASRYEAVQNMVRDMYRNETLYANINYLMEHNYSEYVQHRMDQFYNEISDSTDALQYLQNLMDENSDFTNLILYSSESQVLTSFNINKQFKQVSVQLTHSYIPDVMAMESKNITAPNYWIRKAVNQTNPALYAVRVPINNRQTLKNAGQLVVFLDSESISSALSGYRNSLKGEIVVLSTDDVVLYDSKGKYYGQKYPYVNMKDALYDNPDNIPMNKDQSLYINKLIAADDGYVVIGSMPKSVVADAYSGIRKTIITISVFCILFAICIPIIFVMSFANRTNQIIKFTRKVKNGDLSARIDDPREDELGQISRSFNDMLNELNLYIERVYKAEIKQKETELVALQARVSPHFLYNTLEVIRMRAISQGARDVGDMIYSLSVLFKNLVKQKTPYTLKDELESCRLYLELFRIRYKDKFNYSITPEPYLDHKIVTKLSLQPIIENYIVHGIRTDRDDNRLSIRIWTEGEVLIAEISDNGKGIEAGRLDEIKEVLENAEETGEMFGLRSVHSRLRYLYGPEYGLSITSRPGEGTTVQVKYPNREEVGAEHV